From Butyricimonas paravirosa, one genomic window encodes:
- a CDS encoding aspartate aminotransferase family protein: MFDVYNLLDIEPVKAEKAYFWDRDGNKYLDFYGGHAVISIGHSHPHYVELVTGQLNRIGFYSNAVKNHLQEELEWKLRELSGCTDYNLFLCNSGAEANENALKLSSFVTGRSKILAMHAAFHGRTSGAVAITDNPTIQAPWNRGHQVTFIDLNDVEALKRELSGEEYAAVIVEGIQGVGGIRIPTGEFLRVAREVCDQTGTLLILDEIQSGYGRSGKFFAYQHAGIEPDVITVAKGMGNGFPVAGVLICGSIKAEKGMLGTTFGGNHLACAAGIAVLDVIKDEQLVENADRVGGYLMERLKVLNGVIEVRGKGLMVGVDIDIPHSIFRRRLLANQHVITGNSGKNTLRLLPPLCVTRKEVDEFVARFKQVMN; this comes from the coding sequence ATGTTTGATGTTTATAATTTATTGGATATAGAGCCGGTCAAGGCGGAGAAAGCCTATTTCTGGGACCGTGATGGAAATAAATACCTTGATTTTTACGGGGGACACGCCGTTATTTCAATCGGACATTCGCATCCGCATTACGTGGAGTTGGTGACGGGGCAATTGAATCGTATCGGGTTTTATTCAAATGCCGTGAAGAATCATTTGCAGGAGGAGTTGGAGTGGAAATTACGGGAGCTTTCCGGTTGCACGGATTATAATTTGTTCCTTTGCAACAGTGGGGCTGAGGCTAACGAGAATGCCTTGAAACTGTCTTCTTTTGTTACGGGGCGTTCGAAAATACTGGCCATGCACGCTGCCTTTCACGGGCGTACGAGCGGGGCCGTTGCCATCACGGATAACCCGACAATACAGGCACCTTGGAACCGGGGACATCAAGTGACATTTATCGATTTGAATGACGTGGAGGCTTTGAAACGGGAGTTGTCCGGGGAGGAATACGCGGCTGTCATCGTGGAGGGAATTCAAGGTGTTGGGGGAATCCGGATTCCGACAGGAGAGTTTCTGCGGGTGGCTCGTGAGGTTTGTGATCAGACAGGTACGTTATTGATTTTGGATGAAATCCAGTCGGGCTACGGGCGGAGCGGGAAATTCTTTGCCTATCAGCATGCGGGGATCGAGCCGGACGTGATCACTGTGGCGAAAGGAATGGGCAACGGATTCCCGGTTGCCGGAGTGCTGATTTGCGGGTCGATCAAGGCGGAGAAGGGGATGTTGGGAACGACGTTCGGGGGAAATCATTTGGCTTGTGCGGCTGGGATTGCCGTGTTGGATGTGATCAAGGACGAGCAACTGGTGGAAAATGCCGATCGTGTCGGTGGGTATCTGATGGAGCGATTAAAAGTTTTGAACGGGGTGATTGAAGTTCGGGGAAAGGGATTGATGGTTGGGGTGGATATTGATATTCCTCATTCGATTTTCCGTCGTCGTTTGCTGGCGAATCAACACGTGATCACGGGGAATAGCGGGAAGAATACTTTGCGTTTATTGCCCCCGTTGTGTGTTACCCGAAAGGAAGTTGATGAGTTTGTCGCTCGGTTTAAACAAGTAATGAATTAA
- the argB gene encoding acetylglutamate kinase, translating to MKCKVIKIGGALIEDAGLLNRLCRKFASMTSPFVIVHGGGTFAGQFAERLGIPRKMIDGRRVTDRETLEVTVMVYAGWINKTLVARLQALGVNACGLSGCDLNLVQADRREGQSIDWGYVGDVRLVRMGGLELLLQAGVVPVISPITHDGKGVLLNSNADGIAAAVAETLGMCYDVELIYCFDKKGVLTDVGDEGSVIPCLTPSLYEKYKQSGMIHSGMIPKLDNAFKSVSNGVQAVRLIHPDDLGQPDAGTRIILEKQWMRVEQ from the coding sequence ATGAAATGTAAAGTCATAAAAATCGGGGGTGCTTTGATCGAGGATGCGGGACTGTTGAATCGGTTGTGCCGGAAGTTTGCATCGATGACTTCCCCTTTCGTTATTGTGCATGGTGGTGGGACTTTTGCCGGGCAGTTCGCGGAAAGATTGGGGATTCCCCGCAAAATGATTGATGGGAGACGGGTGACCGATCGGGAGACTCTGGAAGTCACGGTGATGGTTTATGCCGGGTGGATCAACAAAACGCTGGTTGCTCGTCTGCAGGCTTTGGGAGTGAATGCTTGTGGACTTTCCGGGTGCGACCTGAATCTGGTGCAAGCCGATCGGCGGGAAGGGCAGAGTATTGATTGGGGATATGTGGGGGATGTCCGACTGGTGCGTATGGGGGGGCTAGAATTATTGTTACAAGCCGGGGTGGTACCTGTTATTTCTCCGATCACGCATGACGGGAAAGGGGTGTTGTTGAATTCGAATGCAGACGGGATTGCGGCGGCGGTGGCGGAGACGCTGGGGATGTGCTATGACGTGGAGTTGATCTATTGTTTTGATAAAAAGGGGGTGTTGACGGATGTCGGGGATGAAGGTTCCGTGATTCCTTGTCTTACTCCGTCTTTGTATGAAAAATATAAACAAAGCGGGATGATTCATTCCGGCATGATCCCCAAGTTGGATAACGCTTTTAAATCTGTTTCTAACGGGGTGCAGGCGGTTCGGTTGATTCATCCGGATGATTTGGGCCAACCGGATGCGGGAACTAGGATAATATTGGAAAAACAATGGATGCGAGTGGAGCAATAG
- a CDS encoding M20 family metallo-hydrolase has product MDASGAIELLKQIISIPSFSKEEDKVADLIADVLKRYRFDVHRKGNNVWSRSKNFDDAKPTLLLDAHLDTVRPNGTWDSDPFTPVVKEGKLFGLGSNDTGGSLVSMLPVFVELASGSLPCNLIFLASAEEENTGSGGIQSVFPELGRVDFALVGEPTGMCPAIAEKGLMVLDGYARGKAGHAAREEGVNAIYEAMEDIHWFRTYRFEKISELLGPVKMSVTGIEAGTLHNMVPATCHFIVDIRVNELYTNQEIFDTIRDHVKCDMIPRSFSLNSSSVSLSHPMVKRCIELGLSPYGSPTTSNQAVIPCPSLKIGPGDSARSHTANEYIRLEEIREGIELFKSIIQYVE; this is encoded by the coding sequence ATGGATGCGAGTGGAGCAATAGAACTTTTAAAACAAATTATATCCATCCCTTCTTTCAGTAAGGAAGAGGATAAGGTGGCTGATTTGATTGCCGATGTGTTGAAAAGATATAGGTTCGACGTGCATCGCAAAGGTAATAACGTGTGGAGTCGTTCAAAGAATTTCGATGACGCGAAGCCCACGTTATTACTCGATGCACACTTGGATACCGTGCGTCCTAACGGGACTTGGGACAGTGACCCTTTTACGCCGGTTGTGAAGGAGGGAAAGTTGTTCGGTTTGGGAAGTAATGACACGGGGGGAAGTCTTGTCTCTATGCTGCCGGTTTTTGTTGAATTGGCATCCGGGAGTTTACCGTGTAATCTGATATTCTTGGCATCTGCGGAAGAGGAGAACACGGGGAGTGGCGGGATTCAAAGCGTGTTTCCGGAGCTTGGTCGGGTTGATTTTGCCCTTGTGGGAGAGCCTACAGGAATGTGTCCGGCGATAGCGGAAAAGGGGTTGATGGTGTTGGATGGTTACGCTCGGGGAAAAGCGGGACACGCCGCAAGGGAGGAAGGAGTGAATGCCATTTATGAGGCAATGGAAGATATACATTGGTTTCGTACGTATCGGTTCGAAAAGATTTCGGAATTATTGGGTCCGGTGAAAATGAGCGTAACGGGGATCGAGGCGGGAACCCTGCATAACATGGTTCCTGCAACTTGTCATTTCATAGTGGATATACGGGTAAATGAACTTTACACAAACCAGGAAATATTTGATACGATCCGTGATCACGTGAAATGCGATATGATCCCTCGCTCTTTTTCACTGAACTCATCTTCCGTCTCGCTTTCTCACCCGATGGTGAAACGATGCATCGAGTTGGGGTTATCTCCTTACGGTTCCCCGACGACATCGAATCAGGCGGTGATTCCATGCCCCTCACTGAAAATAGGCCCCGGGGATAGCGCTCGGTCGCACACGGCAAATGAATATATTCGTTTGGAAGAGATACGGGAGGGGATTGAATTGTTTAAATCTATCATTCAATATGTTGAATGA
- the argH gene encoding argininosuccinate lyase — translation MKLWDKGYDIDGFTESFTIGKDRELDVMLAGADVIGNLAHLKMLHAVGLVNEAEYKSLQRALVDIHGMVERGEFVIEEGIEDVHSQIELLLVRECGDAGKKIHTGRSRNDQVLLDLKLFTREAIFETLEHIERLFDLLIRRAGENKDVLIPGYTHLQVAMPSSFGLWFGAYAESLADDLLALKAAYDMVNTNPLGSGAGYGSSIALNRQMTTDLLGFSSLAYNVVYAQMQRGKMEKNVLFGLAAVATTLGRLAADVCLFACSNFGFVRLPDKYTTGSSIMPHKKNPDIFELIRAKCNHLQSLPMQMAMICTNLTSGYFRDMQLTKELFLPAFQELNDSLFMAHLVLQEMEVKRDVLRDPRYTYIFSVEDVNERVMAGIPFREAYREIGMQIQEGSYRDGVREIHHTHEGSMGNLCLTEIKDKFEQRVSEWDITTVREAIEGLLGNRL, via the coding sequence ATGAAGCTTTGGGATAAAGGATATGATATAGATGGTTTTACTGAATCATTTACGATAGGGAAAGACCGGGAACTGGATGTTATGCTGGCGGGGGCCGATGTCATCGGGAATTTGGCTCATTTGAAAATGTTGCATGCCGTGGGCTTGGTGAACGAGGCGGAATATAAATCTTTGCAGCGGGCATTAGTTGATATTCACGGAATGGTGGAAAGGGGCGAGTTCGTGATAGAAGAGGGAATTGAAGACGTGCATTCTCAAATCGAGTTATTGTTGGTGCGGGAATGTGGGGATGCGGGGAAAAAGATTCACACGGGACGTTCCCGGAATGATCAAGTGTTGCTTGATCTGAAGTTATTTACCCGGGAGGCGATATTCGAAACGTTGGAGCATATAGAACGTTTGTTTGATTTGTTGATACGACGGGCAGGGGAGAATAAAGACGTGTTGATTCCCGGTTACACGCATTTGCAGGTGGCCATGCCTTCTTCTTTCGGCTTGTGGTTTGGTGCTTATGCCGAATCGCTTGCAGACGATTTGTTGGCGTTGAAGGCGGCTTACGATATGGTGAACACGAATCCTCTTGGTTCTGGGGCGGGGTATGGCTCGTCGATTGCTTTGAACCGGCAAATGACGACTGATTTGCTCGGATTTTCAAGTTTGGCTTATAACGTGGTTTATGCCCAGATGCAAAGAGGAAAGATGGAAAAGAACGTGTTATTCGGGCTGGCTGCCGTGGCGACGACTCTGGGACGTTTGGCTGCTGATGTTTGTCTTTTCGCTTGTAGTAATTTCGGTTTTGTACGTTTGCCGGATAAGTACACGACAGGGTCCAGCATCATGCCACACAAGAAGAATCCGGATATATTCGAGTTGATCCGGGCGAAATGTAATCACTTGCAATCGCTCCCCATGCAAATGGCCATGATCTGTACGAACCTGACTTCCGGGTATTTTCGGGATATGCAATTGACCAAGGAGTTATTTTTACCCGCTTTTCAAGAGTTGAACGATTCCCTTTTTATGGCTCATCTCGTGTTGCAGGAGATGGAAGTGAAACGGGATGTTTTACGCGATCCTCGTTATACTTATATTTTTTCCGTGGAGGATGTGAATGAACGGGTAATGGCCGGAATCCCGTTTCGGGAGGCTTACCGGGAAATCGGAATGCAAATTCAAGAGGGGAGTTATCGAGATGGGGTACGTGAAATTCATCATACGCACGAGGGAAGTATGGGTAATCTTTGCCTGACGGAGATTAAAGATAAATTCGAGCAAAGAGTATCTGAGTGGGACATTACTACGGTTCGTGAGGCGATAGAAGGTCTGTTGGGGAATAGATTATAG
- a CDS encoding sigma-54-dependent transcriptional regulator, translating into MAKILIVDDDTTFCIMLRKWLEKRGFEVDTAFSYKDAVKQLDKAGFDLVLTDLRLPDKDGIDLLRVIKEKTPETQVLLMTGYADIQTAVTAIKLGAFDYVAKPVIPDEILKKLQEALKLEAEPVAKSVPAKAKTTSFSYIKGVSEGADRQYEYIHLVGPTTMTVLINGESGTGKEYIARLIHSMSNRKDGPFVAVDCGAIPKDLAASEFFGHIKGSFTGAVTDKQGYFVTASGGTIFLDEIGNLPYDVQVQLLRALEERKVHPVGGNVDIPFDVRIISATNENLKEAVANGRFREDLYHRLNEFSIQALPLRERKEDILIFANHFLDKANEELGKQVAGFDEEVMRIFRTYSWPGNLREMRNIVKRATLLCMGSLISKTCLPPELEQKPVEPEKTSTTRREMEIELIKDAMQKCRNNKSEAARMLQIDRKTLYNKLKSFGLEDL; encoded by the coding sequence ATGGCAAAGATTTTAATCGTGGATGACGATACAACATTTTGTATCATGTTGAGAAAATGGTTGGAAAAACGTGGATTTGAGGTAGATACTGCTTTTTCCTACAAGGACGCTGTAAAGCAATTGGATAAAGCAGGGTTTGATCTCGTGTTGACGGATTTGCGTTTGCCGGATAAGGATGGGATCGATTTGCTCCGGGTGATCAAGGAGAAAACACCGGAAACACAGGTGCTTCTGATGACGGGGTATGCCGATATACAGACCGCAGTCACGGCGATTAAACTGGGGGCTTTTGACTACGTGGCCAAGCCTGTTATCCCGGATGAGATTCTTAAAAAGTTGCAGGAAGCTTTGAAGTTGGAGGCAGAGCCCGTTGCCAAGTCTGTTCCTGCAAAAGCGAAAACGACGAGCTTTTCTTATATAAAAGGAGTGAGTGAAGGTGCCGATCGGCAATATGAATATATTCATCTGGTAGGACCTACCACGATGACGGTCTTGATTAACGGGGAGAGTGGTACGGGTAAAGAGTATATCGCTCGCCTGATTCACTCGATGAGTAACCGGAAGGACGGGCCTTTCGTGGCGGTTGATTGCGGGGCAATACCGAAAGACCTTGCCGCGAGTGAGTTTTTCGGGCATATTAAGGGGTCTTTCACGGGTGCCGTTACCGATAAACAGGGGTATTTCGTGACCGCATCGGGGGGGACTATTTTCTTGGATGAGATTGGTAATTTGCCTTATGACGTGCAAGTCCAGTTGTTGCGCGCACTTGAAGAGCGTAAAGTACATCCCGTGGGCGGGAATGTTGATATTCCTTTTGATGTTCGTATTATTTCAGCCACGAATGAGAATCTCAAAGAGGCCGTTGCGAATGGTCGTTTCCGCGAGGATTTGTATCATCGGTTGAATGAATTTTCCATTCAGGCATTGCCCCTTCGGGAGAGAAAAGAGGATATTCTGATTTTTGCCAATCATTTCTTGGATAAGGCGAACGAGGAGCTGGGGAAACAAGTGGCTGGGTTTGATGAGGAGGTGATGCGTATTTTTAGAACTTACTCGTGGCCGGGGAATTTGCGGGAAATGCGTAATATCGTGAAACGGGCGACGTTGCTGTGTATGGGGAGTTTGATCTCCAAGACCTGTTTGCCCCCGGAGTTGGAGCAAAAACCAGTGGAGCCTGAAAAGACATCTACAACACGGCGGGAGATGGAAATCGAGCTGATCAAGGATGCCATGCAGAAATGCCGGAACAACAAGAGCGAGGCTGCCCGTATGCTCCAGATAGACAGGAAAACATTGTATAATAAATTGAAAAGTTTCGGTCTGGAGGACTTATGA
- a CDS encoding ATP-binding protein, with the protein MQRPFKFTKLKLITGYILILLLGAIAIVFIYKQTIALTQKGNDEIVMQQKLFIISNTLTKLYEAENTGIAFSQTGTQKNFDTYMKLIEDIKDNMDTLKNLSISSEQNLRIDTINTLLGKRIENLKDLYYVKKYYIPEDFYNKTIEKIGTLKDSADIIPDLREKIITVIDSSYIIRERKGLFRTKRDSILKVDTTLHRIVDTLSMVSTNNNTDTLMNVIRDSWSQYQQQKEEIDAEVSRREGIVIQSGQHITERLKRVLKDLEKEELENTMIRLEQQQITTHHLTRTISWIAIIACVLVVFFVVLIINDITQSQRYRRELEAAKTYTERLLHNREKLMLTVTHDIKSPLSSIIGYIELLNNTQLEERQHYFLKNMKGTAEHILHLANNMLDFSKLESNKMEINTVPYNPGRLLQETADSFLPLAAQKSLELKSDISNALNGLYLGDSMKVRQIVVNILSNAIKYTREGKVSLSAFISPTKDDQFIIVIKDSGPGMTEEEQELIFKEFTRLTPQHNNGAEGTGLGLTITLQLVHLLDGELTLESKKGEGSTFTVKFPLIKATAQESQPTETPSSPPVRHEGMKAFIVDDDILQLTVTTELLRKAGIQCDTCTHPQEALSRLEKGNYNIVLSDIQMPEMDGFELVQQIRESQNQQIKSLPVIALSARDDMHEKEYQEAGFSAYLNKPYTPEQLYSRVNDLLGCAIETKQPTTQTSDKNAPYNLDMIMVFADNDKDAANQIIGSFISDCKTNFQLLAQHLESHETEQIAKLAHKMLPMFKQLAINDVIPSLLFLEKMPLDTEENKIRESIEKILQEGNNVLQLLEKETRQ; encoded by the coding sequence ATGCAAAGACCTTTCAAATTTACCAAACTCAAACTCATCACGGGATATATCCTAATTCTCTTGTTAGGAGCAATTGCAATTGTCTTTATCTACAAACAGACCATTGCCTTAACCCAAAAAGGGAATGATGAAATCGTTATGCAACAAAAACTATTCATCATAAGTAACACACTCACCAAACTATACGAGGCAGAAAATACCGGAATCGCTTTTTCCCAAACGGGGACACAAAAGAATTTTGACACGTACATGAAATTGATAGAGGACATCAAGGACAACATGGATACCTTGAAAAATCTATCCATCAGCTCGGAACAAAACCTGCGAATAGACACGATAAACACACTTCTAGGTAAACGTATCGAGAATCTAAAAGACTTATATTATGTCAAAAAATATTATATACCCGAAGATTTCTACAACAAAACAATCGAAAAAATAGGTACGCTCAAAGATTCGGCAGATATCATCCCCGATCTCCGGGAAAAAATTATTACAGTCATTGACAGTAGCTATATCATCCGAGAAAGAAAAGGATTATTCCGAACAAAAAGAGATTCCATCCTAAAAGTCGACACGACCCTCCATCGCATCGTTGACACGCTCAGTATGGTCTCGACGAACAACAACACGGACACATTAATGAACGTGATTCGGGATTCATGGAGCCAGTACCAGCAGCAAAAGGAAGAGATCGACGCGGAAGTCTCCCGGCGAGAGGGAATCGTTATCCAGAGTGGTCAACACATCACGGAACGCCTCAAACGAGTACTGAAAGACCTTGAAAAAGAAGAACTCGAAAACACGATGATCCGCTTGGAACAACAGCAAATCACGACGCATCATCTCACCAGAACTATATCCTGGATCGCGATCATCGCTTGTGTGCTGGTGGTCTTCTTCGTCGTTCTTATTATCAATGACATCACGCAAAGTCAACGATACAGGCGGGAACTGGAAGCAGCAAAAACATACACGGAACGGTTACTACATAACCGGGAGAAACTCATGCTGACTGTCACTCACGACATAAAATCCCCTCTAAGCTCCATCATCGGGTACATTGAACTACTAAATAACACCCAACTGGAGGAGCGACAGCACTATTTTCTCAAAAACATGAAGGGGACAGCCGAACATATCCTGCATCTTGCCAACAACATGCTTGATTTCTCCAAATTGGAATCCAATAAAATGGAGATCAACACGGTCCCATATAACCCGGGACGCCTGTTACAGGAGACGGCGGATAGTTTCCTTCCCCTAGCGGCACAAAAGAGTCTGGAATTGAAAAGCGATATTAGCAATGCCCTGAACGGACTTTACCTCGGGGATTCCATGAAAGTTCGCCAAATCGTAGTGAATATCCTATCGAACGCCATAAAATACACCCGGGAAGGAAAGGTTTCTTTATCCGCCTTTATTTCCCCTACAAAAGACGACCAGTTTATCATTGTAATCAAAGACTCCGGGCCGGGAATGACGGAAGAGGAACAAGAACTGATATTTAAAGAATTCACCCGCCTAACCCCGCAACATAACAACGGGGCGGAAGGCACAGGTCTTGGCTTAACGATCACATTACAACTCGTTCATTTACTTGATGGGGAATTAACCCTCGAAAGTAAAAAAGGCGAGGGAAGTACCTTCACGGTTAAATTCCCGTTGATAAAGGCCACGGCACAGGAATCCCAACCGACAGAAACACCCTCTTCACCCCCGGTTAGGCATGAAGGGATGAAAGCCTTTATCGTCGATGATGACATTCTTCAATTGACCGTCACGACAGAATTACTCCGAAAAGCAGGCATCCAGTGTGACACGTGTACGCACCCTCAAGAGGCGCTATCCCGTTTGGAAAAAGGGAATTACAACATTGTTTTATCCGACATCCAGATGCCGGAAATGGACGGGTTCGAACTCGTGCAACAAATCCGTGAATCCCAAAACCAACAAATAAAAAGCCTTCCGGTAATTGCTCTGTCTGCCCGTGACGATATGCACGAAAAAGAGTATCAAGAAGCCGGCTTTTCAGCTTATCTAAATAAACCGTATACCCCGGAACAACTATATAGCAGGGTAAACGACCTGTTAGGATGTGCGATAGAAACCAAACAGCCGACAACACAAACCTCTGATAAAAACGCCCCTTACAATTTAGACATGATCATGGTCTTTGCCGACAATGACAAAGATGCCGCCAATCAAATTATCGGGTCTTTTATATCGGATTGCAAGACCAATTTCCAGCTATTAGCCCAACATCTGGAATCACACGAAACGGAACAGATTGCCAAGTTAGCACACAAAATGCTACCCATGTTCAAGCAACTAGCGATTAACGATGTCATTCCCTCGTTGCTTTTCCTGGAAAAAATGCCATTGGATACAGAGGAAAACAAAATAAGAGAGAGTATTGAAAAGATCCTGCAAGAAGGAAACAATGTTCTCCAATTACTGGAAAAAGAAACACGTCAATAA
- a CDS encoding type 1 glutamine amidotransferase family protein, giving the protein MDKKEVIFVLLNNFADWEGAYISTCLNMGVKPGCPIKYKVKTLSLSKEPITSIGGFRVLPDYDINDLPDDHAGLILIGGMNWFLPEAKPIASLVEKAIAENKLVAGICNASVYLGMYGFLNHVKHTSNTLDYLKQYAGSQYTGETNYINDQAVRDNNIVTANGNAPLEFCREILYQLDAATPEIIEETYSFYKNEL; this is encoded by the coding sequence ATGGATAAAAAAGAAGTAATTTTTGTACTACTAAACAATTTTGCAGACTGGGAAGGAGCTTATATCTCCACCTGCCTAAATATGGGTGTCAAACCGGGATGTCCGATTAAATACAAAGTGAAAACGTTGTCACTATCCAAAGAACCCATTACCTCGATAGGTGGATTCAGGGTTTTACCGGATTATGATATTAACGACCTGCCGGATGATCATGCAGGACTTATACTCATCGGCGGCATGAACTGGTTTTTGCCCGAGGCGAAACCCATCGCATCATTAGTGGAGAAGGCAATCGCAGAAAACAAACTGGTTGCCGGAATCTGTAATGCCTCCGTATATCTCGGAATGTATGGTTTCCTCAACCACGTAAAACATACAAGTAACACGCTGGATTACCTCAAGCAATATGCAGGTTCCCAGTACACGGGTGAAACTAATTATATAAACGATCAAGCCGTAAGAGACAATAACATAGTAACGGCTAACGGTAATGCCCCTTTGGAATTTTGCCGGGAGATTTTATATCAATTGGATGCCGCAACACCGGAAATTATAGAAGAGACTTATTCATTCTATAAAAACGAACTTTAA
- a CDS encoding ORF6N domain-containing protein: MDNLQLIQSKIYEIRGQKVMLDRDLAELYQVTTGNLNKAVKRNLKRFPPDFMFQLTVEEWEALRFQIGILKNGRGEHTKYLPYAFTEQGLAMLSGILNSDIAINVNISIMRAFVAIRQMIASPKTNKIDELEKRMDAIENYIEEVFSDYNDINDDTRMQLELINQTLAELQGKDWGGKERKRIGYKLPGCEEDDKTKY, encoded by the coding sequence ATGGACAATCTGCAATTAATACAAAGCAAAATATACGAGATTAGGGGACAGAAGGTGATGTTGGATCGAGATTTGGCAGAGTTATACCAAGTCACAACAGGTAACTTGAACAAAGCTGTAAAGCGAAATCTCAAAAGATTTCCACCCGATTTCATGTTTCAGTTAACAGTAGAAGAGTGGGAAGCTTTAAGATTCCAAATTGGAATCTTAAAGAATGGTAGAGGGGAACACACGAAATATCTACCTTATGCATTCACGGAACAAGGGTTAGCGATGTTATCCGGAATTCTCAATAGTGATATAGCCATTAATGTAAATATCTCAATAATGCGAGCTTTTGTGGCTATTCGCCAAATGATCGCCAGCCCAAAAACAAATAAGATCGATGAACTCGAAAAACGAATGGATGCAATAGAAAACTATATCGAAGAAGTGTTTTCCGACTACAACGACATTAACGACGATACCCGGATGCAACTTGAATTAATAAACCAAACCTTGGCGGAATTACAAGGAAAAGACTGGGGAGGCAAGGAAAGAAAAAGAATCGGGTATAAGTTACCGGGATGCGAAGAAGATGATAAAACCAAATATTAA
- a CDS encoding ORF6N domain-containing protein: MDNLQLIQSKIYEIRGQKVMLDFDLAEMYGVETKRLKEAVRRNIDRFEGDDFMFELTKKEITELSRTQFATLNKGRGSNIKYLPFAFTELGVAMLSSVLNSKPAIEINRGIMRAFVAVRQMLSNPIESRVERIETQVKELKQYMEEVLVDQNDINDDTMMQLELINQTLAELQTKDRGFKERKRIGYKLPGCEEEEKK; this comes from the coding sequence ATGGACAATCTACAATTAATACAAAGCAAAATATACGAGATTAGGGGACAGAAGGTGATGTTAGACTTCGACCTAGCAGAAATGTACGGCGTCGAAACAAAACGCCTCAAAGAAGCCGTGAGGCGTAATATAGACAGGTTTGAAGGTGATGATTTTATGTTTGAGCTTACAAAAAAAGAAATAACCGAACTTTCAAGGACGCAATTTGCGACCTTGAACAAGGGACGTGGAAGCAATATAAAATATCTTCCTTTCGCTTTTACCGAACTCGGAGTAGCGATGCTTAGTAGCGTTTTGAACTCCAAGCCTGCGATAGAAATAAATAGGGGAATAATGCGGGCTTTCGTGGCAGTCCGGCAAATGCTGTCCAACCCCATAGAAAGCCGTGTTGAAAGGATCGAAACACAAGTAAAGGAACTCAAACAATACATGGAAGAGGTTCTAGTAGATCAAAATGACATCAATGATGATACCATGATGCAACTCGAATTAATAAATCAAACCTTAGCGGAACTGCAGACAAAAGACCGAGGATTTAAGGAAAGAAAAAGAATCGGGTACAAACTACCGGGATGTGAAGAGGAGGAAAAGAAATAA